One window of Vicinamibacteria bacterium genomic DNA carries:
- a CDS encoding AAA family ATPase gives MKTMSANDVSIGILSPSEADREVLRHQVEGLGVATVSIEVDQYCKTPGDRQTARFVDSKPDIVIVDLEEQQAAMESLKLLHAAIPESWLFVTSARRESELIIEAMRAGAREYLFKPIPPRSLAQALDRFIAERKRALQSKVKGKVYCVTSAKGGSGATTVSINLATSLAQVAEGNVALLDLNTPVGDAAAYLNLTPQYTVSDALAASSRLDAVLLESFMADAGGFDVLAGPKEFWPEPTPGVNGQAGTSALSRLLEVVSETYGHTVVDMTTYIDKQWLQLVLGVASRSVVVLTPELPALWRTKRLMSYLATCSDTKSTHLVLNRSRKSDEITEAEIERALKHPVYCKLPNNYNASIEAINTGNPIVSKNHSSLAASYEELALRLTGQEARPKSKKLFGLFNRNGRSE, from the coding sequence ATGAAGACAATGTCAGCGAACGACGTTAGCATCGGAATACTTTCGCCTTCGGAGGCCGATCGCGAAGTGTTGCGCCACCAGGTCGAGGGACTCGGTGTCGCAACGGTGAGCATCGAGGTCGACCAATACTGCAAGACGCCGGGCGACCGCCAGACGGCGCGCTTCGTGGACAGCAAGCCCGACATCGTGATCGTCGATCTCGAAGAGCAGCAGGCCGCCATGGAAAGCCTCAAGCTCCTTCATGCGGCGATCCCCGAGAGCTGGCTGTTCGTGACTTCGGCGCGACGGGAGTCCGAGCTCATCATCGAAGCGATGCGAGCGGGCGCCCGCGAGTATCTCTTCAAGCCCATTCCTCCGCGGAGCCTGGCCCAGGCGCTCGACCGCTTCATCGCCGAGAGGAAACGCGCGCTACAGAGCAAGGTGAAGGGCAAGGTCTACTGCGTCACTTCCGCCAAAGGGGGTTCCGGCGCCACCACCGTCTCCATCAACCTCGCGACGTCTCTCGCGCAGGTCGCGGAAGGAAACGTCGCGCTACTCGACTTGAACACACCCGTGGGTGACGCGGCCGCCTATCTCAACTTGACGCCCCAGTACACCGTATCGGATGCGCTGGCTGCCTCCTCGCGGCTCGACGCGGTTCTGCTGGAAAGCTTCATGGCCGACGCGGGCGGATTCGACGTGCTCGCCGGCCCCAAGGAGTTCTGGCCCGAGCCCACACCCGGCGTCAACGGGCAAGCCGGTACCAGCGCCCTGTCCCGCCTGCTCGAGGTGGTCTCCGAGACCTACGGCCACACCGTCGTCGACATGACGACCTATATCGACAAACAGTGGCTCCAGCTGGTTCTCGGGGTCGCTTCGCGTTCCGTGGTCGTGCTCACGCCGGAGCTTCCGGCGCTGTGGAGAACCAAGCGTCTCATGTCGTATCTGGCGACCTGCTCCGACACGAAGTCCACGCACCTGGTGCTCAACCGCAGTCGCAAGTCCGACGAGATCACCGAGGCGGAGATCGAGCGCGCCTTGAAGCACCCGGTGTACTGCAAGCTTCCCAACAACTACAACGCGTCGATCGAAGCCATCAATACCGGCAACCCGATCGTTTCGAAGAACCACTCCTCGCTGGCGGCGAGCTACGAGGAGCTCGCCCTGCGTCTCACGGGGCAGGAAGCGCGACCGAAGTCGAAGAAGCTGTTCGGGCTGTTCAACCGGAATGGGAGGAGCGAATAA
- a CDS encoding pilus assembly protein TadG-related protein produces the protein MKALVNRWRRRERGYVIVTVALVLFVLCGFVAFALDWGLVLSARTASQRAADSGALAGAFTFVTQPFSPQPVTAEQHALEATITNTNLDGAIDPSEVSVTVDVANRRVTVDIDRAEDMYFGRVLGWNQTNVAVRGIAEASAVSTGASCTKPWFIPNSILSGQPSCDACRDGRVFVLPDGTVSPWASTQIGYQFTVKPGNPQNSLAPGQFYAIAMPGSMGGADYRDNIARCAPGNVYCANTYTVELGNMIGPTKQGVLELIGPNPDSYVAVGQYMTQNGLSDTSHQLIVAPIWDECAMPNFCPGGQLPDSGRNLQIPVVGFALLFLEGVQGNDVIARLIWVSGCGGGGGGGGGPGSGPEPPETGPYSIPVRLIRTQ, from the coding sequence ATGAAAGCCTTGGTCAACCGGTGGCGTAGACGCGAACGCGGGTACGTCATCGTCACCGTCGCGCTGGTGCTGTTCGTTCTCTGCGGCTTCGTCGCTTTCGCGCTCGATTGGGGTTTGGTTCTGAGCGCGCGGACGGCGTCACAGCGGGCCGCGGACTCGGGAGCGCTCGCCGGAGCCTTCACCTTCGTGACCCAGCCGTTCTCTCCTCAGCCGGTCACGGCGGAGCAGCACGCTCTGGAGGCCACCATCACCAATACGAACCTCGACGGCGCGATCGACCCGTCGGAGGTCTCGGTCACCGTCGACGTGGCGAACCGGCGGGTCACGGTCGACATCGATCGGGCCGAGGACATGTACTTCGGGCGGGTCCTCGGATGGAACCAGACCAACGTGGCGGTCCGCGGCATCGCCGAGGCATCGGCGGTATCCACGGGCGCTTCCTGCACCAAGCCCTGGTTCATCCCGAACAGCATCCTGAGTGGTCAGCCGTCGTGCGACGCCTGCAGGGACGGCCGCGTGTTCGTCTTGCCCGACGGCACGGTTTCCCCCTGGGCGTCGACACAGATCGGATATCAGTTCACTGTCAAGCCCGGCAATCCACAAAATTCGCTCGCCCCGGGCCAGTTCTACGCCATCGCGATGCCCGGCTCCATGGGCGGCGCCGACTACCGCGACAACATCGCCCGCTGTGCGCCGGGAAATGTCTACTGCGCCAACACCTATACCGTCGAGCTGGGCAACATGATCGGCCCGACCAAACAAGGCGTTCTCGAGCTCATCGGACCCAATCCCGACTCCTATGTCGCGGTGGGGCAGTACATGACCCAAAACGGCCTTTCCGATACCAGCCACCAGCTGATCGTTGCGCCCATCTGGGACGAGTGCGCGATGCCGAACTTCTGTCCGGGCGGACAGCTGCCCGACTCGGGCCGGAACCTGCAAATCCCCGTCGTGGGTTTCGCGCTTCTCTTTCTCGAAGGGGTGCAAGGAAACGACGTGATCGCCCGCCTCATCTGGGTCTCGGGCTGCGGCGGCGGGGGCGGCGGCGGCGGTGGACCTGGGAGCGGACCCGAGCCGCCGGAGACTGGCCCCTACTCGATTCCGGTGCGCCTGATCAGAACGCAATGA